One region of Triticum aestivum cultivar Chinese Spring chromosome 6B, IWGSC CS RefSeq v2.1, whole genome shotgun sequence genomic DNA includes:
- the LOC123139981 gene encoding disease resistance protein RGA5 isoform X3: protein MATTVVVGVSTGAMKPVLEKLATLMGSEFSKMKNVRKDVKFLSDELTSMKDLLERLALVDDELDPQTKRWRDKVRDMSYDIENIIDDFGRKIVEKNEKGGLVKKAVRFLKTFNARYQIDGIKKLVHETSDRRNRYLIVIDDLWEKLPWDIIKGAFPDNGVGSRVITTTRIHDVAKACCSHPRDYILEMKPLSDEDSRRLFFNRIYNNEQACPRQFRDISTEILKKCDGMPLAIITISGMLACERFDQEHWEHIRDSLGSGTNFTLEGMRKILDLSYKNLLPHLKTCLLYLGMYAEDFEIPRHHLELQWIAEGFISKENGQDVEKNARSYFNELVNRSLIQPIRFDNCGLVTHCKVHDMMRDLILHKCAEENFLTIVDDPQSITKLDNKVRRLSVHLDDDEIDGIKLWGNISLSHVRTFMIFGAYKGMPPLRLFRFLRVLHIEIYAYDTVDLTGLSNMYQLRYLGAGGGCSGVELPTQITGLGHLETLDVLPFYLLHPFDIFHLPSLLFLNVDWRLARTPYGIGNMKSLRYVKEFDLMKNSLDNIESLGELHSLRVLSVYGYPPDATSIKSRMDALCSSLGKNCISLEYLGLYIKGCMDALMDLSPPPRRLERLWMGDRVEYYFSEGCDSIDQPAELGECSSVFRLPGWISKADECCFFSRVPNWMGELSNLKELEINVRKPDVGILAGLPALTFLRIYIIEFLRDWFFIHAREFPVLKHLELRLSSPSYLAFQAGAMPKLQWLGLQFRVRGWNQNVPGPAGLHHLSALEDFFAIILTEGATEYEKTCAESALKTSIKLRPNHPRLHIQSSCDDDFRLVSFPSDESGGVAAPRNRGA, encoded by the exons ATGGCAACTACAGTAGTGGTGGGTGTTTCTACCGGCGCCATGAAACCCGTTCTTGAGAAGCTGGCCACTCTTATGGGAAGCGAGTTCTCCAAGATGAAGAACGTGCGGAAGGATGTAAAGTTTCTCAGTGATGAGCTTACGAGCATGAAAGATCTTCTTGAGAGACTTGCACTTGTGGACGACGAGCTAGATCCACAAACCAAGAGATGGAGAGACAAAGTAAGGGACATGTCTTATGACATTGAGAACATCATTGATGACTTCGGGCGAAAGATTGTTGAGAAAAATGAAAAGGGTGGGCTCGTCAAGAAGGCTGTTCGATTCCTCAAAACTTTCAATGCTCGTTACCAGATTGATGGGATCAAGAAGCTAGTGCATGAAACTAGTGACAGACGCAACAG GTACTTGATTGTAATTGATGATCTATGGGAGAAATTACCATGGGATATTATTAAAGGTGCTTTCCCAGATAATGGCGTTGGCAGCAGAGTAATAACAACCACAAGAATACATGATGTGGCTAAGGCATGTTGCTCACATCCTCGGGATTATATTTTGGAAATGAAGCCACTTAGCGATGAAGACTCAAGAAGACTGTTCTTTAACAGGATATATAACAATGAACAAGCTTGCCCTCGCCAGTTTCGGGATATTTCTACTGAAATTCTCAAAAAATGTGATGGTATGCCACTTGCTATTATTACTATATCAGGCATGCTAGCATGTGAACGGTTTGACCAAGAGCATTGGGAACATATACGAGATTCTCTAGGTTCGGGAACAAATTTCACGTTGGAAGGGATGAGGAAAATCTTAGATCTCAGCTACAAGAACCTTCTTCCTCATCTCAAGACATGTTTGTTGTATCTTGGTATGTATGCAGAGGACTTCGAAATACCGAGGCATCATTTGGAACTTCAATGGATTGCCGAAGGCTTTATTAGTAAAGAGAATGGACAAGATGTGGAGAAGAATGCAAGAAGTTatttcaacgagctagtcaacaggAGTCTTATTCAACCTATAAGATTTGACAACTGTGGATTGGTCACACATTGCAAAGTTCATGATATGATGCGTGATCTTATCTTGCATAAATGTGCAGAAGAGAATTTTCTCACCATAGTGGATGACCCTCAATCCATCACAAAACTGGATAACAAGGTCCGTCGACTGTCTGTCCACCTggatgatgatgaaattgatggaATAAAGTTATGGGGTAACATTAGTCTGTCCCATGTTCGGACTTTTATGATCTTTGGTGCGTATAAGGGTATGCCTCCTCTGCGATTGTTCAGATTCCTTCGAGTTCTACACATTGAAATTTATGCATATGATACTGTTGACCTCACTGGACTGTCTAACATGTACCAGCTGAGATATTTAGGGGCTGGTGGTGGATGCTCGGGGGTCGAGCTACCAACACAGATCACAGGGCTGGGACACTTGGAAACACTTGATGTACTACCCTTTTATTTGCTTCATCCATTCGATATATTTCATCTACCAAGTCTGCTGTTCTTGAATGTGGATTGGCGTCTCGCTCGGACACCTTATGGCATCGGCAACATGAAGTCCCTGCGATATGTAAAAGAATTCGATTTGATGAAGAACTCACTAGATAACATCGAGAGTCTTGGAGAGCTACACAGTCTGAGAGTTCTATCAGTATACGGCTACCCGCCTGATGCGACCAGCATCAAGAGCCGCATGGATGCTCTGTGCTCTTCTTTGGGGAAAAACTGTATCAGCTTGGAGTACCTGGGTTTGTATATCAAAGGCTGCATGGATGCCTTGATGGACTTGtcacctcctcctcgccgccttgAGAGACTCTGGATGGGTGATAGGGTAGAATATTACTTTAGTGAGGGATGTGATTCTATTGATCAGCCGGCAGAACTGGGTGAGTGCAGCTCCGTTTTCAGGCTCCCTGGTTGGATATCAAAAGCGGATGAATGCTGCTTCTTTTCCAGGGTCCCTAATTGGATGGGGGAACTAAGTAACCTCAAAGAATTGGAAATCAATGTCCGCAAGCCTGATGTTGGCATCCTGGCCGGATTGCCTGCCCTCACTTTTCTCAGAATATACATCATCGAATTTTTAAGGGACTGGTTTTTCATCCACGCGAGAGAGTTCCCTGTTCTAAAACATTTAGAACTCCGGTTGAGCAGCCCATCGTACCTGGCCTTCCAGGCTGGTGCAATGCCCAAGCTCCAGTGGCTCGGGCTGCAGTTCCGTGTTCGAGGGTGGAACCAGAACGTGCCTGGACCAGCTGGCCTCCACCACTTGTCAGCGCTTGAAGATTTCTTCGCAATAATTCTGACCGAAGGTGCTACGGAGTATGAGAAGACATGTGCCgagtctgccttgaagacttctaTCAAGTTGCGTCCCAACCATCCTCGCCTTCACATCCAAAGTTCGTGCGATGATGATTTTAGGTTGGTGTCTTTCCCGTCTGATGAGTCTGGTGGCGTGGCGGCGCCTCGGAACCGGGGTGCCTGA
- the LOC123139981 gene encoding disease resistance protein RGA5 isoform X1 — translation MATTVVVGVSTGAMKPVLEKLATLMGSEFSKMKNVRKDVKFLSDELTSMKDLLERLALVDDELDPQTKRWRDKVRDMSYDIENIIDDFGRKIVEKNEKGGLVKKAVRFLKTFNARYQIDGIKKLVHETSDRRNRYQIVTPPPNDATIDPRVAILQQDAASLVGLKVPIDELVGWLNDEEMHLKVVSIVGFGGLGKTTLANDIYRQPDGGFECRAFVPVTQKHNIPKLIRSLLSELGSDACSYDCEVNVLVNKLKEYLEKKRYLIVIDDLWEKLPWDIIKGAFPDNGVGSRVITTTRIHDVAKACCSHPRDYILEMKPLSDEDSRRLFFNRIYNNEQACPRQFRDISTEILKKCDGMPLAIITISGMLACERFDQEHWEHIRDSLGSGTNFTLEGMRKILDLSYKNLLPHLKTCLLYLGMYAEDFEIPRHHLELQWIAEGFISKENGQDVEKNARSYFNELVNRSLIQPIRFDNCGLVTHCKVHDMMRDLILHKCAEENFLTIVDDPQSITKLDNKVRRLSVHLDDDEIDGIKLWGNISLSHVRTFMIFGAYKGMPPLRLFRFLRVLHIEIYAYDTVDLTGLSNMYQLRYLGAGGGCSGVELPTQITGLGHLETLDVLPFYLLHPFDIFHLPSLLFLNVDWRLARTPYGIGNMKSLRYVKEFDLMKNSLDNIESLGELHSLRVLSVYGYPPDATSIKSRMDALCSSLGKNCISLEYLGLYIKGCMDALMDLSPPPRRLERLWMGDRVEYYFSEGCDSIDQPAELGECSSVFRLPGWISKADECCFFSRVPNWMGELSNLKELEINVRKPDVGILAGLPALTFLRIYIIEFLRDWFFIHAREFPVLKHLELRLSSPSYLAFQAGAMPKLQWLGLQFRVRGWNQNVPGPAGLHHLSALEDFFAIILTEGATEYEKTCAESALKTSIKLRPNHPRLHIQSSCDDDFRLVSFPSDESGGVAAPRNRGA, via the exons ATGGCAACTACAGTAGTGGTGGGTGTTTCTACCGGCGCCATGAAACCCGTTCTTGAGAAGCTGGCCACTCTTATGGGAAGCGAGTTCTCCAAGATGAAGAACGTGCGGAAGGATGTAAAGTTTCTCAGTGATGAGCTTACGAGCATGAAAGATCTTCTTGAGAGACTTGCACTTGTGGACGACGAGCTAGATCCACAAACCAAGAGATGGAGAGACAAAGTAAGGGACATGTCTTATGACATTGAGAACATCATTGATGACTTCGGGCGAAAGATTGTTGAGAAAAATGAAAAGGGTGGGCTCGTCAAGAAGGCTGTTCGATTCCTCAAAACTTTCAATGCTCGTTACCAGATTGATGGGATCAAGAAGCTAGTGCATGAAACTAGTGACAGACGCAACAGGTATCAGATTGTTACTCCTCCACCAAACGATGCGACTATTGACCCACGAGTTGCCATACTCCAACAAGATGCAGCTAGCCTTGTCGGTCTGAAAGTGCCAATCGATGAGCTCGTCGGTTGGCTAAATGACGAGGAGATGCATTTGAAGGTGGTATCGATTGTGGGATTTGGAGGTCTGGGTAAAACAACACTTGCGAATGACATATACCGTCAACCCGATGGAGGATTTGAATGTCGCGCATTTGTCCCGGTGACACAAAAGCATAACATCCCAAAACTTATTCGTAGTTTACTATCTGAACTTGGGAGTGATGCATGTTCTTATGATTGTGAAGTAAATGTTCTTGTCAACAAACTCAAAGAATATCTAGAAAAAAAGAG GTACTTGATTGTAATTGATGATCTATGGGAGAAATTACCATGGGATATTATTAAAGGTGCTTTCCCAGATAATGGCGTTGGCAGCAGAGTAATAACAACCACAAGAATACATGATGTGGCTAAGGCATGTTGCTCACATCCTCGGGATTATATTTTGGAAATGAAGCCACTTAGCGATGAAGACTCAAGAAGACTGTTCTTTAACAGGATATATAACAATGAACAAGCTTGCCCTCGCCAGTTTCGGGATATTTCTACTGAAATTCTCAAAAAATGTGATGGTATGCCACTTGCTATTATTACTATATCAGGCATGCTAGCATGTGAACGGTTTGACCAAGAGCATTGGGAACATATACGAGATTCTCTAGGTTCGGGAACAAATTTCACGTTGGAAGGGATGAGGAAAATCTTAGATCTCAGCTACAAGAACCTTCTTCCTCATCTCAAGACATGTTTGTTGTATCTTGGTATGTATGCAGAGGACTTCGAAATACCGAGGCATCATTTGGAACTTCAATGGATTGCCGAAGGCTTTATTAGTAAAGAGAATGGACAAGATGTGGAGAAGAATGCAAGAAGTTatttcaacgagctagtcaacaggAGTCTTATTCAACCTATAAGATTTGACAACTGTGGATTGGTCACACATTGCAAAGTTCATGATATGATGCGTGATCTTATCTTGCATAAATGTGCAGAAGAGAATTTTCTCACCATAGTGGATGACCCTCAATCCATCACAAAACTGGATAACAAGGTCCGTCGACTGTCTGTCCACCTggatgatgatgaaattgatggaATAAAGTTATGGGGTAACATTAGTCTGTCCCATGTTCGGACTTTTATGATCTTTGGTGCGTATAAGGGTATGCCTCCTCTGCGATTGTTCAGATTCCTTCGAGTTCTACACATTGAAATTTATGCATATGATACTGTTGACCTCACTGGACTGTCTAACATGTACCAGCTGAGATATTTAGGGGCTGGTGGTGGATGCTCGGGGGTCGAGCTACCAACACAGATCACAGGGCTGGGACACTTGGAAACACTTGATGTACTACCCTTTTATTTGCTTCATCCATTCGATATATTTCATCTACCAAGTCTGCTGTTCTTGAATGTGGATTGGCGTCTCGCTCGGACACCTTATGGCATCGGCAACATGAAGTCCCTGCGATATGTAAAAGAATTCGATTTGATGAAGAACTCACTAGATAACATCGAGAGTCTTGGAGAGCTACACAGTCTGAGAGTTCTATCAGTATACGGCTACCCGCCTGATGCGACCAGCATCAAGAGCCGCATGGATGCTCTGTGCTCTTCTTTGGGGAAAAACTGTATCAGCTTGGAGTACCTGGGTTTGTATATCAAAGGCTGCATGGATGCCTTGATGGACTTGtcacctcctcctcgccgccttgAGAGACTCTGGATGGGTGATAGGGTAGAATATTACTTTAGTGAGGGATGTGATTCTATTGATCAGCCGGCAGAACTGGGTGAGTGCAGCTCCGTTTTCAGGCTCCCTGGTTGGATATCAAAAGCGGATGAATGCTGCTTCTTTTCCAGGGTCCCTAATTGGATGGGGGAACTAAGTAACCTCAAAGAATTGGAAATCAATGTCCGCAAGCCTGATGTTGGCATCCTGGCCGGATTGCCTGCCCTCACTTTTCTCAGAATATACATCATCGAATTTTTAAGGGACTGGTTTTTCATCCACGCGAGAGAGTTCCCTGTTCTAAAACATTTAGAACTCCGGTTGAGCAGCCCATCGTACCTGGCCTTCCAGGCTGGTGCAATGCCCAAGCTCCAGTGGCTCGGGCTGCAGTTCCGTGTTCGAGGGTGGAACCAGAACGTGCCTGGACCAGCTGGCCTCCACCACTTGTCAGCGCTTGAAGATTTCTTCGCAATAATTCTGACCGAAGGTGCTACGGAGTATGAGAAGACATGTGCCgagtctgccttgaagacttctaTCAAGTTGCGTCCCAACCATCCTCGCCTTCACATCCAAAGTTCGTGCGATGATGATTTTAGGTTGGTGTCTTTCCCGTCTGATGAGTCTGGTGGCGTGGCGGCGCCTCGGAACCGGGGTGCCTGA
- the LOC123139981 gene encoding disease resistance protein RGA5 isoform X2 produces MATTVVVGVSTGAMKPVLEKLATLMGSEFSKMKNVRKDVKFLSDELTSMKDLLERLALVDDELDPQTKRWRDKVRDMSYDIENIIDDFGRKIVEKNEKGGLVKKAVRFLKTFNARYQIDGIKKLVHETSDRRNRYQIVTPPPNDATIDPRVAILQQDAASLVGLKVPIDELVGWLNDEEMHLKVVSIVGFGGLGKTTLANDIYRQPDGGFECRAFVPVTQKHNIPKLIRSLLSELGSDACSYDCEVNVLVNKLKEYLEKKRYLIVIDDLWEKLPWDIIKGAFPDNGVGSRVITTTRIHDVAKACCSHPRDYILEMKPLSDEDSRRLFFNRIYNNEQACPRQFRDISTEILKKCDEDFEIPRHHLELQWIAEGFISKENGQDVEKNARSYFNELVNRSLIQPIRFDNCGLVTHCKVHDMMRDLILHKCAEENFLTIVDDPQSITKLDNKVRRLSVHLDDDEIDGIKLWGNISLSHVRTFMIFGAYKGMPPLRLFRFLRVLHIEIYAYDTVDLTGLSNMYQLRYLGAGGGCSGVELPTQITGLGHLETLDVLPFYLLHPFDIFHLPSLLFLNVDWRLARTPYGIGNMKSLRYVKEFDLMKNSLDNIESLGELHSLRVLSVYGYPPDATSIKSRMDALCSSLGKNCISLEYLGLYIKGCMDALMDLSPPPRRLERLWMGDRVEYYFSEGCDSIDQPAELGECSSVFRLPGWISKADECCFFSRVPNWMGELSNLKELEINVRKPDVGILAGLPALTFLRIYIIEFLRDWFFIHAREFPVLKHLELRLSSPSYLAFQAGAMPKLQWLGLQFRVRGWNQNVPGPAGLHHLSALEDFFAIILTEGATEYEKTCAESALKTSIKLRPNHPRLHIQSSCDDDFRLVSFPSDESGGVAAPRNRGA; encoded by the exons ATGGCAACTACAGTAGTGGTGGGTGTTTCTACCGGCGCCATGAAACCCGTTCTTGAGAAGCTGGCCACTCTTATGGGAAGCGAGTTCTCCAAGATGAAGAACGTGCGGAAGGATGTAAAGTTTCTCAGTGATGAGCTTACGAGCATGAAAGATCTTCTTGAGAGACTTGCACTTGTGGACGACGAGCTAGATCCACAAACCAAGAGATGGAGAGACAAAGTAAGGGACATGTCTTATGACATTGAGAACATCATTGATGACTTCGGGCGAAAGATTGTTGAGAAAAATGAAAAGGGTGGGCTCGTCAAGAAGGCTGTTCGATTCCTCAAAACTTTCAATGCTCGTTACCAGATTGATGGGATCAAGAAGCTAGTGCATGAAACTAGTGACAGACGCAACAGGTATCAGATTGTTACTCCTCCACCAAACGATGCGACTATTGACCCACGAGTTGCCATACTCCAACAAGATGCAGCTAGCCTTGTCGGTCTGAAAGTGCCAATCGATGAGCTCGTCGGTTGGCTAAATGACGAGGAGATGCATTTGAAGGTGGTATCGATTGTGGGATTTGGAGGTCTGGGTAAAACAACACTTGCGAATGACATATACCGTCAACCCGATGGAGGATTTGAATGTCGCGCATTTGTCCCGGTGACACAAAAGCATAACATCCCAAAACTTATTCGTAGTTTACTATCTGAACTTGGGAGTGATGCATGTTCTTATGATTGTGAAGTAAATGTTCTTGTCAACAAACTCAAAGAATATCTAGAAAAAAAGAG GTACTTGATTGTAATTGATGATCTATGGGAGAAATTACCATGGGATATTATTAAAGGTGCTTTCCCAGATAATGGCGTTGGCAGCAGAGTAATAACAACCACAAGAATACATGATGTGGCTAAGGCATGTTGCTCACATCCTCGGGATTATATTTTGGAAATGAAGCCACTTAGCGATGAAGACTCAAGAAGACTGTTCTTTAACAGGATATATAACAATGAACAAGCTTGCCCTCGCCAGTTTCGGGATATTTCTACTGAAATTCTCAAAAAATGTGATG AGGACTTCGAAATACCGAGGCATCATTTGGAACTTCAATGGATTGCCGAAGGCTTTATTAGTAAAGAGAATGGACAAGATGTGGAGAAGAATGCAAGAAGTTatttcaacgagctagtcaacaggAGTCTTATTCAACCTATAAGATTTGACAACTGTGGATTGGTCACACATTGCAAAGTTCATGATATGATGCGTGATCTTATCTTGCATAAATGTGCAGAAGAGAATTTTCTCACCATAGTGGATGACCCTCAATCCATCACAAAACTGGATAACAAGGTCCGTCGACTGTCTGTCCACCTggatgatgatgaaattgatggaATAAAGTTATGGGGTAACATTAGTCTGTCCCATGTTCGGACTTTTATGATCTTTGGTGCGTATAAGGGTATGCCTCCTCTGCGATTGTTCAGATTCCTTCGAGTTCTACACATTGAAATTTATGCATATGATACTGTTGACCTCACTGGACTGTCTAACATGTACCAGCTGAGATATTTAGGGGCTGGTGGTGGATGCTCGGGGGTCGAGCTACCAACACAGATCACAGGGCTGGGACACTTGGAAACACTTGATGTACTACCCTTTTATTTGCTTCATCCATTCGATATATTTCATCTACCAAGTCTGCTGTTCTTGAATGTGGATTGGCGTCTCGCTCGGACACCTTATGGCATCGGCAACATGAAGTCCCTGCGATATGTAAAAGAATTCGATTTGATGAAGAACTCACTAGATAACATCGAGAGTCTTGGAGAGCTACACAGTCTGAGAGTTCTATCAGTATACGGCTACCCGCCTGATGCGACCAGCATCAAGAGCCGCATGGATGCTCTGTGCTCTTCTTTGGGGAAAAACTGTATCAGCTTGGAGTACCTGGGTTTGTATATCAAAGGCTGCATGGATGCCTTGATGGACTTGtcacctcctcctcgccgccttgAGAGACTCTGGATGGGTGATAGGGTAGAATATTACTTTAGTGAGGGATGTGATTCTATTGATCAGCCGGCAGAACTGGGTGAGTGCAGCTCCGTTTTCAGGCTCCCTGGTTGGATATCAAAAGCGGATGAATGCTGCTTCTTTTCCAGGGTCCCTAATTGGATGGGGGAACTAAGTAACCTCAAAGAATTGGAAATCAATGTCCGCAAGCCTGATGTTGGCATCCTGGCCGGATTGCCTGCCCTCACTTTTCTCAGAATATACATCATCGAATTTTTAAGGGACTGGTTTTTCATCCACGCGAGAGAGTTCCCTGTTCTAAAACATTTAGAACTCCGGTTGAGCAGCCCATCGTACCTGGCCTTCCAGGCTGGTGCAATGCCCAAGCTCCAGTGGCTCGGGCTGCAGTTCCGTGTTCGAGGGTGGAACCAGAACGTGCCTGGACCAGCTGGCCTCCACCACTTGTCAGCGCTTGAAGATTTCTTCGCAATAATTCTGACCGAAGGTGCTACGGAGTATGAGAAGACATGTGCCgagtctgccttgaagacttctaTCAAGTTGCGTCCCAACCATCCTCGCCTTCACATCCAAAGTTCGTGCGATGATGATTTTAGGTTGGTGTCTTTCCCGTCTGATGAGTCTGGTGGCGTGGCGGCGCCTCGGAACCGGGGTGCCTGA
- the LOC123139981 gene encoding disease resistance protein RGA5 isoform X4, translating to MATTVVVGVSTGAMKPVLEKLATLMGSEFSKMKNVRKDVKFLSDELTSMKDLLERLALVDDELDPQTKRWRDKVRDMSYDIENIIDDFGRKIVEKNEKGGLVKKAVRFLKTFNARYQIDGIKKLVHETSDRRNRYQIVTPPPNDATIDPRVAILQQDAASLVGLKVPIDELVGWLNDEEMHLKVVSIVGFGGLGKTTLANDIYRQPDGGFECRAFVPVTQKHNIPKLIRSLLSELGSDACSYDCEVNVLVNKLKEYLEKKRYLIVIDDLWEKLPWDIIKGAFPDNGVGSRVITTTRIHDVAKACCSHPRDYILEMKPLSDEDSRRLFFNRIYNNEQACPRQFRDISTEILKKCDGMPLAIITISGMLACERFDQEHWEHIRDSLGSGTNFTLEGMRKILDLSYKNLLPHLKTCLLYLGMYAEDFEIPRHHLELQWIAEGFISKENGQDVEKNARSYFNELVNRSLIQPIRFDNCGLVTHCKVHDMMRDLILHKCAEENFLTIVDDPQSITKLDNKVRRLSVHLDDDEIDGIKLWGNISLSHVRTFMIFGAYKAEIFRGWWWMLGGRATNTDHRAGTLGNT from the exons ATGGCAACTACAGTAGTGGTGGGTGTTTCTACCGGCGCCATGAAACCCGTTCTTGAGAAGCTGGCCACTCTTATGGGAAGCGAGTTCTCCAAGATGAAGAACGTGCGGAAGGATGTAAAGTTTCTCAGTGATGAGCTTACGAGCATGAAAGATCTTCTTGAGAGACTTGCACTTGTGGACGACGAGCTAGATCCACAAACCAAGAGATGGAGAGACAAAGTAAGGGACATGTCTTATGACATTGAGAACATCATTGATGACTTCGGGCGAAAGATTGTTGAGAAAAATGAAAAGGGTGGGCTCGTCAAGAAGGCTGTTCGATTCCTCAAAACTTTCAATGCTCGTTACCAGATTGATGGGATCAAGAAGCTAGTGCATGAAACTAGTGACAGACGCAACAGGTATCAGATTGTTACTCCTCCACCAAACGATGCGACTATTGACCCACGAGTTGCCATACTCCAACAAGATGCAGCTAGCCTTGTCGGTCTGAAAGTGCCAATCGATGAGCTCGTCGGTTGGCTAAATGACGAGGAGATGCATTTGAAGGTGGTATCGATTGTGGGATTTGGAGGTCTGGGTAAAACAACACTTGCGAATGACATATACCGTCAACCCGATGGAGGATTTGAATGTCGCGCATTTGTCCCGGTGACACAAAAGCATAACATCCCAAAACTTATTCGTAGTTTACTATCTGAACTTGGGAGTGATGCATGTTCTTATGATTGTGAAGTAAATGTTCTTGTCAACAAACTCAAAGAATATCTAGAAAAAAAGAG GTACTTGATTGTAATTGATGATCTATGGGAGAAATTACCATGGGATATTATTAAAGGTGCTTTCCCAGATAATGGCGTTGGCAGCAGAGTAATAACAACCACAAGAATACATGATGTGGCTAAGGCATGTTGCTCACATCCTCGGGATTATATTTTGGAAATGAAGCCACTTAGCGATGAAGACTCAAGAAGACTGTTCTTTAACAGGATATATAACAATGAACAAGCTTGCCCTCGCCAGTTTCGGGATATTTCTACTGAAATTCTCAAAAAATGTGATGGTATGCCACTTGCTATTATTACTATATCAGGCATGCTAGCATGTGAACGGTTTGACCAAGAGCATTGGGAACATATACGAGATTCTCTAGGTTCGGGAACAAATTTCACGTTGGAAGGGATGAGGAAAATCTTAGATCTCAGCTACAAGAACCTTCTTCCTCATCTCAAGACATGTTTGTTGTATCTTGGTATGTATGCAGAGGACTTCGAAATACCGAGGCATCATTTGGAACTTCAATGGATTGCCGAAGGCTTTATTAGTAAAGAGAATGGACAAGATGTGGAGAAGAATGCAAGAAGTTatttcaacgagctagtcaacaggAGTCTTATTCAACCTATAAGATTTGACAACTGTGGATTGGTCACACATTGCAAAGTTCATGATATGATGCGTGATCTTATCTTGCATAAATGTGCAGAAGAGAATTTTCTCACCATAGTGGATGACCCTCAATCCATCACAAAACTGGATAACAAGGTCCGTCGACTGTCTGTCCACCTggatgatgatgaaattgatggaATAAAGTTATGGGGTAACATTAGTCTGTCCCATGTTCGGACTTTTATGATCTTTGGTGCGTATAAGG CTGAGATATTTAGGGGCTGGTGGTGGATGCTCGGGGGTCGAGCTACCAACACAGATCACAGGGCTGGGACACTTGGAAACACTTGA